GCCGCCCTCATCGAAGAGATCAAGAACCGCACGATCCGCGGCGAGGAGAAGCTCTACCTCCGCCTCAAGGTCGCCCAGGGAGACCTGACCATCGAGGTCCCGGCCGAGAACTGCGACCTCGTGGGTGTCCGCGACGTCGTCGACAGCGCCGGCGTCGACAGGGTGTTCGGGGTGCTGCGCCAGCCGTACACCGAGGAGCCGACCAACTGGTCGCGCCGCTACAAGGCCAACCTCGAGAAGCTCGCCTCGGGTGACGTCATCAAGGTGGCCGAGGTCGTGCGCGACCTCTACCGCCGCGACCAGGACCGCGGCCTGTCCGCGGGCGAGAAGCGCATGCTCGCGAAGGCGCGCC
This portion of the Quadrisphaera setariae genome encodes:
- a CDS encoding CarD family transcriptional regulator; this translates as MVFKVGETVVYPHHGAALIEEIKNRTIRGEEKLYLRLKVAQGDLTIEVPAENCDLVGVRDVVDSAGVDRVFGVLRQPYTEEPTNWSRRYKANLEKLASGDVIKVAEVVRDLYRRDQDRGLSAGEKRMLAKARQILVSELALAEKTEESRAEALLDEVLAS